In the genome of Candidatus Promineifilum breve, the window CGCCGCGCGGCGCGCAGGTATGATCTTTGCCGCGCCGGAAGGTGACACATGTCACCTGACAGCCCCGCCGCGCTGGTGTAACATAGACAACTATGGACGAACCACGCCAAGAAGAACCCCCGCTCGATTTCGACGAATTCCCCCACCCCACTGACGACGATTGGCGGCAGGCGGCCGTCGATTCACTGGCCGGCAAGCCGTTCGACAAACTGGTGACGGCCAGCTATGAGGGGCTGGACGTGCAGCCCCTCTACCGGCGCGAAGACGTGGCCGATTTGGCCGCGGCCCAGACCATCCCTGGCGCGCCGCCCTACCTGCGCGGCGGGCGGGCCGGCGGCAATTTGCGCCAACCGTGGGCTGTGGCCCAGGAGTTGGCCCACGGCAGCCCGGCGGCCTTCAACCGCGCCTTGCGCTTCGACCTGGAGCACGGGCAGACGGCCATCAATCTATTGCTCGACGCCCCCAGCCGCGCCGGCAAAGACCCCGACGCCGCCCAACCGGGCGAGGTCGGCCGCGGCGGCGTGTCGCTGGCGACGGTCGAGGACGTGGCGGCGGCGCTGAAGGGCATCGACCTGAGCGCCACGCCGATCACCGTGCGCGCCGGGACGGCCGCCCTGCCGCTGCTGGCCCTGCTGGCGGCCCATCTGCAACGCGCCGGCCGGCCGGTGTCGGACCTGCGCGGCTGCCTGGAAGATGACCCGTTGGGCGTGTTGGCCCACGAGGGCGCGCTGCCGCTGTCGCTGGAGCGGGCCTACGACGAGATGGCCCAGCTCATGCTGTGGGCCGCCGGTCACGCGCCCGAGCTGGCGACGGCCGCCGTCCACACCTACCCCTATCACAACGGCGGGGCCGACGCCGCCCGCGAACTGGCCTACGCCCTGGCGACGGGCGTGGCTTATTTGCGCGCCCTGGGCCGCCGGGGCGTGGACGTTGACATTGCCGCGCCGCGCATCCGCTTCGATTTTGCCATCGGGGCTAACTTCTTCATGGAGATCGCCAAGCTGCGGGCGGCGCGGCTGCTGTGGGCGCAGGTCGTGGCCGCGTTTGGCGGAAGCGACGACGCGCAACGGATGCGGCAACACGGCCGCACCGCCCGGCGCAACAAGACGACCGTCGATCCGTACGTCAACATGCTGCGCGTGACGACCGAGGCGCTGGCCGCGGCCGTCGGCGGCGTAGCGAGCCTCCACGTGGCCCCCTTCGACGAGGCGGCCCGCCCGGCCGATGAGTTCAGCCGGCGCATCGCCCGCAACGTGCAGATCATTTTGCAGGAAGAGGCCCATCTGACCCAGGTCATCGACCCGGCCGGGGGTTCCTATGCCGTCGAGGCGTTGACCGACCGGCTGGCCCGCGCGGCCTGGGCCCATTTCCAGGCGATCGAAGGGCGGGGCGGCATGGCCGACGCGCTGAAGCTGGGCTACGTCCAATCGGAGATCGCCGCCGTGGCCGGCAAGCGGGCGGCCAATCTGGCCAAACGGCGCGACGTGCTGGTGGGGGCCAACCAGTTTGCCAACCCGGCCGAGACGCCGCCACCGAGCGACGACACCGACTACGCCGCGCTTTTCCGCGAGCGGGCGGCGCAGATGACCCACCACCGCACCCACGACGACGACCCGGCGGCCCACGTGGCCGCGCTGGAGCGGCTGGGGGCGATGATGGCCGCGCCGCCGGAGACGATGGTGGCGACGGCCATTGCCGCGGCGGCGGCGGGGGCGACGTTGGGGGAGTTGACGCGGGCGTTACGGGTGAATGATGGCGCGCGGCCGACGATTGTGCCGCTGCCGTTGGTAAGGGCGGCGGAACCGTTTGAGCAATTGCGGAGGAAGACCCTCTCCCTAACCCTCTCCCAAGGGGAGAGGGAACCAGACTCCAGCCCCCTCTCCCCCCGGGAGAGGGCTGGGGAGAGGGCCTCTGCCCGCGTCTTTCTGGCTAACCTCGGCCCACCCCGCCAACACAAAGCCCGCGCCGACTTCGCCCAGGCATTCTTCGAGGTCGGCGGCTTCCAGGTGATCACCAACAACGGCTTCCCCGACCCGGCGACGGCGGCGGCGGCGGCCGTCGCTTCCGGCGCGCCGGCCGTGGTCATCTGCTCGACCGATGAGACGTATCCCGACCTCGTGCCGCCGCTGGTGAGCGCCATTCGCCAGGCGGCGCCCGCTACCGTCATTGTGCTGGCCGGGCGGCCGGCCGAGCAGGTGGAGGCATTGCAGGCGGTGGGGGTAGATGAGTTTATTTATATGGGGGCGGATTGTGTGACCCTCAATGATTGGCTCATAACTGCAATTTCTCAAGATTGATCAGTTCCTACTGGCGTTGACACTAATAACGCGCGGCGTTATCATTGACATGATTCGTAGCTTTGCATCCAAGGAAACTGAAAAGCTCTTTAGGCGGCAATTTTCGCGAAAATTGCCGGAAGATATTCAACGGAAGGCGCGAATCAAGTTAGAGATTCTTGATGCAGCGGGACGCCTGAATGATCTCCGTATCCCACCCTCAAATAGATTGGAAAAGTTGAGTGGCGATCGGGAAGGTCAATATAGCATTCGGATTAATTCTCAATGGCGTATCTGTTTCAAATGGGAAGATGACGCTGCCCATGACGTTGAAATTGTGGACTATCACTGAGCCGAAGCACGAAGGTGTATGATGGACAAAAACGAACTGCTTCCACCTATTCATCCCGGCGAGATTCTTCTCGAAGAATTTCTCCAGCCGTTGAAAATCAGCCAATACCGCTTGGCTAAGGATATGGGCGTCCCGGTTCGGCGCATCAATGAGATCGTGCTCGGAAAGCGACGTATTACAGCCGATACCGCCTTACGTTTGGCGCGATATTTCGGATTATCGGAGAGATTCTGGATGAATCTTCAGACGCGCTATGATTTGGAAGTTGAGAAAGATCGGCTGCGCGACCGACTTGAACGCGAAGTTAAGGTGTTCGCCGCTGCTATATAGGCTGACTTAGACCCAGTTCAAGCTGGTTGACTTATTTGGGAAGACATCAAAGACGAGTCTCATTCAACGTGAGTGTTATGCTAAACCCTGACTTCACACAGATAAAACTGAAAACCGACTACCCGGCGCAAACCCTCGCCGACTGGCAAGCCGCCCTCGAGCGCGAAACCGGCCAACCGGCCGGCGACTACTTGTGGCGCACGATGGAGGGCATCGACGTGCAACCCCTCTACACCGCCGCCGACGTGGCCGGGCTGCCCCACCTCGATTACGTGGCCGGGTTGCCGCCCTTCCTGCGCGGCCCCTATCCGGCCATGTACGTCGTCCGGCCGTGGACGGTGCGCCAGTACGCCGGTTTCAGCACGGCCGAGGAGAGCAACGCCTTCTATCGCCGCAACCTGGCCGGCGGACAGCGTGGCCTGTCGGTGGCCTTCGATCTGGCGACCCATCGCGGCTACGACAGCGACCACCCGCGCGTCGTCGGCGACGTGGGCAAGGCCGGCGTCGCCATCAGTTCGCTGGCCGACATGAAGATCCTGTTCGACGGCATCCCGCTGGACAAGATGTCGGTGTCGATGACCATGAACGGCGCGGTGCTGCCGATCATGGCCTTCTACATCGTCGCCGCCGAGGAGCAGGGCGTCAGCCACGGCCAACTGACGGGCACGATCCAGAATGACATCCTGAAGGAGTACATGGTGCGCAACACCTACATCTACCCGCCCGAGGGGTCGATGCGCATCATCGGCGACATCTTCAGCTACACCGCGGCCGAGATGCCCAAATTCAACAGCATCTCCATCTCCGGCTACCACATGCAGGAGGCGGGGGCCACGGCCGACATCGAACTGGGTTACACCCTGGCCGATGGGCTGGAGTACATTCGCACCGGGCTAAAGGCCGGGCTGAGCATCGACGAGTTCGCCCCGCGCCTGTCCTTCTTCTGGGCCATCGGCATGAACTACTTCATGGAGATCGCCAAGATGCGCGCCGCCCGACTGCTGTGGGCCAAGCTGATCAAGCAGTTCAACCCGCAGGAGGCCAAGTCGATGGCCCTGCGCACCCATTGCCAGACCAGCGGCTGGAGCCTGACCGAGCAGGACCCGTTCAACAACGTCGCCCGTACCTGCCTGGAGGCGATGGCCGCCGTGCTGGGCGGCACGCAATCGCTGCACACCAACGCCCTCGATGAGGCCATTGCCCTGCCGACCGACTTCTCGGCCCGCATCGCCCGCAACACGCAGCTCTACCTGCAACACGAGACGGGCATTACCCAGATCGTCGATCCGTGGGGCGGCTCCTATCTGGTGGAGACGCTGACCGACGAACTGGCGCGGCGGGCGATGAGCCACATCCGCGAGATCGACGGGCTGGGCGGCATGGCGCGGGCGCTGGAGACGGGGCTGCCCAAGATGCGCATCGAGGAAGCGTCCGCCCGCCGCCAGGCGCGCATCGACTCCAAGGCCGAGACCATCGTCGGCGTCA includes:
- a CDS encoding methylmalonyl-CoA mutase family protein, whose amino-acid sequence is MDEPRQEEPPLDFDEFPHPTDDDWRQAAVDSLAGKPFDKLVTASYEGLDVQPLYRREDVADLAAAQTIPGAPPYLRGGRAGGNLRQPWAVAQELAHGSPAAFNRALRFDLEHGQTAINLLLDAPSRAGKDPDAAQPGEVGRGGVSLATVEDVAAALKGIDLSATPITVRAGTAALPLLALLAAHLQRAGRPVSDLRGCLEDDPLGVLAHEGALPLSLERAYDEMAQLMLWAAGHAPELATAAVHTYPYHNGGADAARELAYALATGVAYLRALGRRGVDVDIAAPRIRFDFAIGANFFMEIAKLRAARLLWAQVVAAFGGSDDAQRMRQHGRTARRNKTTVDPYVNMLRVTTEALAAAVGGVASLHVAPFDEAARPADEFSRRIARNVQIILQEEAHLTQVIDPAGGSYAVEALTDRLARAAWAHFQAIEGRGGMADALKLGYVQSEIAAVAGKRAANLAKRRDVLVGANQFANPAETPPPSDDTDYAALFRERAAQMTHHRTHDDDPAAHVAALERLGAMMAAPPETMVATAIAAAAAGATLGELTRALRVNDGARPTIVPLPLVRAAEPFEQLRRKTLSLTLSQGEREPDSSPLSPRERAGERASARVFLANLGPPRQHKARADFAQAFFEVGGFQVITNNGFPDPATAAAAAVASGAPAVVICSTDETYPDLVPPLVSAIRQAAPATVIVLAGRPAEQVEALQAVGVDEFIYMGADCVTLNDWLITAISQD
- a CDS encoding HigA family addiction module antitoxin — protein: MDKNELLPPIHPGEILLEEFLQPLKISQYRLAKDMGVPVRRINEIVLGKRRITADTALRLARYFGLSERFWMNLQTRYDLEVEKDRLRDRLEREVKVFAAAI
- a CDS encoding type II toxin-antitoxin system RelE/ParE family toxin; protein product: MIRSFASKETEKLFRRQFSRKLPEDIQRKARIKLEILDAAGRLNDLRIPPSNRLEKLSGDREGQYSIRINSQWRICFKWEDDAAHDVEIVDYH
- the scpA gene encoding methylmalonyl-CoA mutase, giving the protein MLNPDFTQIKLKTDYPAQTLADWQAALERETGQPAGDYLWRTMEGIDVQPLYTAADVAGLPHLDYVAGLPPFLRGPYPAMYVVRPWTVRQYAGFSTAEESNAFYRRNLAGGQRGLSVAFDLATHRGYDSDHPRVVGDVGKAGVAISSLADMKILFDGIPLDKMSVSMTMNGAVLPIMAFYIVAAEEQGVSHGQLTGTIQNDILKEYMVRNTYIYPPEGSMRIIGDIFSYTAAEMPKFNSISISGYHMQEAGATADIELGYTLADGLEYIRTGLKAGLSIDEFAPRLSFFWAIGMNYFMEIAKMRAARLLWAKLIKQFNPQEAKSMALRTHCQTSGWSLTEQDPFNNVARTCLEAMAAVLGGTQSLHTNALDEAIALPTDFSARIARNTQLYLQHETGITQIVDPWGGSYLVETLTDELARRAMSHIREIDGLGGMARALETGLPKMRIEEASARRQARIDSKAETIVGVNKYRLAREEPIDILEVDNSAVREQQIARLATVRDGRDGDTVAHALDALTQAAATGEGNLLELAVVAARARATLGEISGALERVWGRHKAVIRSISGVYRAEYGEDEEIAGVRRLTDDFAAVEGRRPRILVAKMGQDGHDRGAKVIATAFADLGFDVDIGPLFQTPEEVARQAMENDVHAVGVSSLAAGHKTLVPQLATELERLGRGDIMIVVGGVIPAQDYDFLYAHGAAAIFGPGTVIPVAAGKIVGELKKRLGH